The Argentina anserina chromosome 3, drPotAnse1.1, whole genome shotgun sequence genome includes a region encoding these proteins:
- the LOC126788485 gene encoding EPIDERMAL PATTERNING FACTOR-like protein 6, whose amino-acid sequence MEWKRQRVLSSWSMIKKLTSLFFLLSISALLFTSTSTCTSDCSFPSSSAKADATNFQGEQRMENVMLFPFSLVRRYLSGPGSSPPRCTSKCGRCSPCKPVHVPVPPGTPVTAEYYPEAWRCKCGNRLYMP is encoded by the exons ATGGAGTGGAAGAGACAGAGAGTATTAAGCAGCTGGTCTATGATCAAGAAGCTCacctctcttttcttcttgctCTCAATCTCTGCACTTCTGTTCACCTCTACTTCTACTTGTACTTCAG attgtaGTTTTCCCTCAAGTAGTGCTAAAGCTGATGCTACCAATTTTCAG GGGGAGCAGAGGATGGAGAATGTGATGTTGTTTCCTTTCAGCTTGGTGAGGAGGTACTTAAGCGGACCGGGGTCGTCCCCGCCTCGCTGCACGTCCAAGTGCGGCAGGTGCTCGCCGTGTAAGCCGGTTCATGTGCCCGTGCCGCCCGGAACTCCGGTGACAGCGGAGTACTACCCGGAAGCGTGGAGGTGCAAATGTGGCAACAGGTTGTACATGCcatga
- the LOC126788671 gene encoding 15-cis-phytoene desaturase, chloroplastic/chromoplastic: MKLLTLPLPHPCSPNPNLLRFRINTKSSLQYPNLTPPKPQSQPNPKPRVVVIGAGLAGLAAATHLNSQNIPFLLLEASDDVGGRVRTDVVDRFLLDRGFQIFITAYPEARKLLDYQALDLQTFYSGARIYYNGQFHTVADPLRNFWDSVKSLANPIGSVSDKLLIGLTRLRVLTKSDEEIFASSEVSTMELLKKTGFSDSIIGRFFQPFFGGVFFDKNLETTSRLFDFIFKCLALGDNTLPSKGIGAIPKQLAAKLPADSILFNSKVLSIDFEGEASTVRLESGEELSSELGVIVAVEQPEADKLLAGKAYEPVQRKPARSTVCLYFSSDRANIPVQDPVLFLNGSGNGIVNNMFFATNVAPSYGPTDKALVSISLVGDFENVKDEDLTVQVVHELSDWFGGSMVGSWRHLRTYRIKFAQPNQAPPLDSAKDSRVKSGVYVCGDHVTTATFDGALVSGRRAVEALLRDNALNRVV; encoded by the coding sequence ATGAAACTCCTCACTCTCCCGCTCCCTCATCCCTGTTCTCCAAACCCCAACCTCCTCCGCTTCAGAATCAACACGAAATCATCTCTACAATACCCAAATCTCACTCCCCCTAAACCCCAATCCCAACCGAACCCTAAACCACGTGTCGTCGTCATCGGCGCCGGCCTCGCCGGCCTAGCCGCAGCCACCCACCTCAACTCCCAAAACATCCCCTTCCTCCTTCTCGAAGCTTCCGATGACGTCGGCGGCCGTGTCCGAACCGATGTCGTCGACAGATTTCTTCTCGACCGGGGTTTCCAAATCTTCATTACAGCTTACCCCGAAGCTCGGAAGCTTCTTGATTACCAAGCCCTTGATCTCCAAACATTTTACTCCGGCGCTCGAATCTACTACAATGGCCAGTTCCACACCGTAGCTGATCCTTTACGCAATTTCTGGGACTCCGTCAAGTCCTTAGCAAACCCTATTGGATCAGTTTCTGATAAGCTACTTATAGGGTTGACGAGACTCCGGGTATTGACCAAATCCGATGAAGAAATATTTGCTTCCAGTGAGGTCTCGACGATGGAGCTATTGAAAAAAACTGGGTTCTCAGATTCGATTATAGGCCGATTCTTTCAGCCGTTTTTCGGGGGAGTTTTCTTCGATAAGAATCTCGAAACTACTTCCAGATTGTTTGATTTCATCTTCAAGTGTCTTGCTCTTGGAGACAACACTCTTCCTTCCAAGGGCATTGGCGCCATTCCTAAACAATTGGCGGCAAAATTGCCAGCTGATTcgattcttttcaattccaagGTCCTTTCGATCGATTTCGAAGGAGAGGCGTCGACTGTGAGGTTGGAGAGTGGAGAGGAATTGAGTAGCGAGCTAGGTGTGATAGTGGCAGTTGAGCAACCAGAAGCGGATAAGCTTTTGGCGGGAAAGGCGTATGAACCGGTCCAAAGGAAACCGGCCCGGAGTACTGTGTGTTTATATTTCTCATCAGACCGGGCCAATATCCCGGTCCAAGACCCGGTTTTGTTTCTCAACGGTTCAGGTAACGGCATTGTGAATAACATGTTCTTTGCAACAAATGTAGCTCCGTCGTATGGACCAACGGATAAGGCTTTGGTGTCGATATCCTTGGTAGGAGACTTTGAGAATGTGAAAGACGAGGATTTGACGGTTCAAGTTGTTCATGAGCTCTCCGATTGGTTTGGGGGATCAATGGTAGGATCTTGGAGGCATCTGAGAACGTATCGAATCAAATTTGCACAACCAAATCAAGCTCCACCTCTTGATTCAGCTAAAGATTCTCGAGTCAAATCCGGTGTTTACGTATGCGGTGATCATGTGACAACTGCAACATTTGATGGTGCTTTGGTTTCAGGAAGAAGAGCAGTAGAAGCTTTACTCAGAGACAATGCCTTGAATCGAGTTGTTTAA